The DNA segment TGGTACCCTCGCTTCAAATTGCGGAGATACTAATGGAGAAACTTCCTGAGACTTTCAGTAAGATGTTTGTGAGAGAAGGTGTGGTTCATGCAATAGATATTCTCGCTGGGTCATCATCCTCGTCATCGTCGTCATTGTCTGTGACCGGTAATGCTCTTTCTCTGCCATTATCAAGTGAGAAGGTTAATGATTCTATACCTGGATCATCGTCTTTACGCTCGAGGCGTTACCGACGTCACGTTGGTTCAGATGTAAATACTGCTGAAGATTTGAAAAACTCGGACTCTCTAGCAGATATGCCAGCTGTTAGTTCTAGTCTTCGGATGGCGGTTAGTACACGTGCAAAAGCATTCAAGGATAAGTACTTTAATTCCGAGCCCGGTGCTACCGTTGAAGTTGGGGTTACAGATGATCTCATACATTTAAAAAATCTTTGTAAGAAGTTGGGTGCTGGTTTTGATGATCAGAAGGCCAAGTCAAAGGGGAAGTCAAAAGCATCTGGTCTTCGGTTTGCTGAATTTTCACCTGGAAAAGAAGAAAACTTGTTAGGAGTGGTAACCGAAATGCTATTAGAGCTAACGAAAGATGACGGAGTTTCCACATTTGAGTTCATTGGCAGTGGCGTTGTTGATGCGTTACTAAACTACTTCTCTTGCGGGCACTTCTCAAAAGAACGAGTGTCAGAAGTGAATTTGCCTAAGCTACGACAGCTAGCGAGTAAAAGATACACGTCGTTTATTCAGGTTGCACTTCCGTTAACTGTTGATGAGGGCAAACAAGCTCCGATGAGTGTTCTTGTTCAGAAGCTTCAATATGCTTTGACGTCTTTAGAACGTTTCCCGGTGGTTTTGAGCCACAGTTCTAGATCATCAACTGGAACTGCACGGCTCTCTTCTGGTCTTGGCGCGTTATCTCAGCCATTTAAATTGCGGCTTTGTAGAGCACATGGTGAAAAGTCCCTTCGTGATTATTCTTCAAATGTTGTTCTCATTGATCCTTTGGCCAGCTTGGCAGCTGTAGAGGACTTCCtttggccccgtgttcagcgtaGCGAGTCTGGCCAGAAACCTTCGGCATATGTTGGGAACTTAGACTCTGGAACTGCACCTGCTCCTGCTACTGCTACTGGTACACGTCATCACTCGACGAGATCTAGGTCATCGGTTAATATAGGTGACTCGGCCAACAAAAAGGAGACATCACAAGGGAAAAATGCAAGCGCTTCAAAAGGGAAGGGAAAAGCTGTATTGAAGCAAGGTCAAGATGAGGGTAGAGGAGGACCACAGACTAGAAACGCTGCTCGTAGGAAGGCTTCGTTGGATAAAGATGCACAGATGAAATCTGTAGATGGGGATTCTACTTCTGAGGTACCCaactttgaattttttttttttttttttttttgcgtatAATGTTCATTGTTCTATTTTTATTCAACCATCGTCGTGCGCACAGGTCTTGGGTTATTGGTGTGTAATCATGTATCGTGAAGTTTTATAGGTTAACGTATTTGTGTAACAGCTGATGGTTAGGTCTAGGGATATTTGACAGTGATATACTTGACTAATGATTAAGGAGAATAATTATGTCCATACGTTGTAACCTGTGTAACGAACCAAAATATATCATTTTCAagtattcaacctgtgtaattcCAGGATTTTTTATTTCAGTTTGCTAATTCTCACAATTCTGTATACTCTAATATTGATTTAGGAGATTAATTATGATATACATTGTAACGTGCAAATCAATAACAAAATATTACTTTAAAAATAGTTAGATGTAGGAAGTTATCTGAATCTAGTGTTCACTCCCTTGTTTCTTTCTATTTCCAGGTTCTTCATCAGTTCCCCTTTTTTTCACTAGATGGTCTTGAGCTCATTTTGCTTCATTTTACCATTCTCTACCATTGTTTTTGTTTGTATTAGTAAGCGTTTGTCTTTTGTAGGATGAGGACTTTGACATATCACCTGCTGAGATCGATGATGTATTGGTGATTGAAGATGATGACGTTTCGGAGGATGACGAAGATCATGACGATGTATGTTTGCCATAGCATTTTCTTTACGCTAATATGTGTAAACTTACCCTTTTTAGTGATCTCATAaatgtatcatcatcatcatactcggtaaatcccaccaaaagcaaagctaaggtagggtatgaggagggtaagatgtagacaagcTTACCTCTACAGTCTACCCCGTAgaaatagagagactgcttccagtgagaccacCTGCATATATGTATGTATTTTGTAATAATAACCGAAATGGTTTTGACGTTTTGTAGGTACTAAGGGATGATTCTCTTCCCGATTGCATGCCAGACAAAGTTCATGATGTAAAGTTGGGTGAGGAAAGACCCAATGATAGCCAGACGAACCACCCGGCTAGTGGTTCTAGCAGCAGAGGTACTGCTGTTCCTGGTTCAGACTCATTGGGTTCAAGGGGCGCCATGTCGTTTGCCGCTGCCACCATGGCTGGGCTTTCATCAGCAAATGGGGGTAGAGACCGCCATGGGCGGCCCCTCGTCGGGTCTCCCAGGCTTGTATTCTCGTCAGGCGGGAAGCAACTAAACCGGAATCTAACAATCTATCAAGCTGTTCAGAGACAGCTTGTCTTGGATGAGGATGATGATAACGGAACTGATTTTGTATCTAGTGATGGTAGCAGATTATGGGGTGATATTTATACTGTCACATACCAAAGAGCAGACAACCAAACAGTCGGAACTGTTACACCATCCAAATCTACTACTACTAGTACTAAAGCAGCCTCAAACATGAACTCGAAAAGTGGTGATCCACTGATCCATCCAATGTCTCTTCTAGACAGCATTTTGCAAGGAGAGCTTCCATGCGATTTGGAAAAGAACAATCCTACTTACAACATATTATCTCTGTTACGTGTATTAGAGGGTTTAAACCAGTTGGCCCCACGTTTGCGTGTACAGACTGCCACCGACGGTTTTGCTCAAGGAAAAGTTTCTAGTCTAGACGACCTGAATGTTACTGGCGGTGGCGTTAAAGTCCCTTGCGACGAGTTTATAAATAGCAAATTAACTCCCAAGTTGTCTAGACAAATTCAAGATGCTCTTGCGCTTTGCAGTGGTAGTCTCCCATCATGGTGTTATCAGCTGACAAAAGCATGCCCGTTTTTGTTTCCATTTGAAATTAGGCGTCAGTATTTTTACTCAACTGCCTTCGGTCTGTCTCGCGCGTTAAACCGGCTCCAACAGCAGCAGGGTACAGAGGGCCATGGATCTTTGAGTGAGCGCGAATTTAGGGTCGGAAGGTTACAACGACAGAAAGTCCGTGTTTCACGAAACCGTATTTTGGAGTCTGCTGCAAAAGTCATGGAGATGTATTCTAGCCAAAAGGCGGTTCTTGAAGTTGAGTATTTTGGTGAAGTTGGCACTGGTTTGGGCCCCACGTTGGAGTTCTATACTCTATTAAGTCATGATCTTCAAAAAGCAGGACTGAGAATGTGGAGATGTAATTCCCCAGAATCAGTGGACCTTGTTTTAGCACCTCTCGGGTTGTTCCCGCGTCCTTGGCCTCTTACCATTGATGCTTCCGATGGGAGCCAGTTTTTCAAGATAACCGAGCATTTCCGTCTTCTTGGTCGTGTGATGGCCAAAGCGCTTCAAGATGGGAGGCTTTTAGACCTTCCACTTTCACCGGCTTTCTATAAACTTCTGCTTGGACAGGTGAGCTGGTTTTTTACTAATTCTAAAAACTTAAATATATAATATTAGAATTGGACGGTGGGGCGTCTGGTGATGGATAATTATTTTAGTGCTGGTCGAACTGGGTCAgggaagtttgtttgtgttcgtttgtttaataaatgaacagaCATGAACaattttgttcgtttagttaaatgaatgaGTATGAACAAAAGCCGTGTTCGTTCGTTGTGTTTGTGAACTTTCGGTAacgtgtttgtttatgttcgtttgtgttcattgaTGTTTTTaggttttatattttatttaaattaaataattaattccgacaaataaaataattaagaagtatCGATGTATTATATATTCGGttcatgaatgcttgtttgtgtt comes from the Helianthus annuus cultivar XRQ/B chromosome 4, HanXRQr2.0-SUNRISE, whole genome shotgun sequence genome and includes:
- the LOC110936874 gene encoding E3 ubiquitin-protein ligase UPL3, producing the protein METRGRKRAEATSSAHSSKRRRSTSVAASNAVVSSVSTRSRSSNMDNNINESSGSGSGRGRRGRKNSNNNQSLGLDRDNNNMDKGKEKEHEVRANERDNINIENNLGLNIDDDDDDDEEEDEDDDSDGGGVGILHQNLTSASSALQGLLRKLGAGLDDLLPSSAMAASSSHQSGRLKKILSGLRADGEEGKQVEALTQLCEMLSIGTEDSLSTFSVDSFVPVLVGLLNHESNPDIMLLAARALTHLCDVLPSSCAAVVHYGAVSCFVARLLTIEYMDLAEQSLQALKKISQEHPTACLRAGALMAVLSYLDFFSTGVQRVALSTAANMCKKLPSDAADFVMDAVPLLTNLLQYHDAKVLEHASVCLTRIAEAFAASPDQLDKLCMHGLVKQAASLISTSCSGGGQASLSTSTYTGLIRLLSTCASGSPLGSKTLLLLGISGILKDILSGSGLVATMSVSPALSRPPEQIFEIVNLANELLPPLSNEIITLPTSSNVFVKGSLLKKPIAASCSKQEESSGDALEVSAREKLLNDQPELLQQFGMDLLPVLIQIYGSSVNAPVRHKCLSVIGKLMYFSSADMIQSLLGLANISSFLAGVLAWKDPQVLVPSLQIAEILMEKLPETFSKMFVREGVVHAIDILAGSSSSSSSSLSVTGNALSLPLSSEKVNDSIPGSSSLRSRRYRRHVGSDVNTAEDLKNSDSLADMPAVSSSLRMAVSTRAKAFKDKYFNSEPGATVEVGVTDDLIHLKNLCKKLGAGFDDQKAKSKGKSKASGLRFAEFSPGKEENLLGVVTEMLLELTKDDGVSTFEFIGSGVVDALLNYFSCGHFSKERVSEVNLPKLRQLASKRYTSFIQVALPLTVDEGKQAPMSVLVQKLQYALTSLERFPVVLSHSSRSSTGTARLSSGLGALSQPFKLRLCRAHGEKSLRDYSSNVVLIDPLASLAAVEDFLWPRVQRSESGQKPSAYVGNLDSGTAPAPATATGTRHHSTRSRSSVNIGDSANKKETSQGKNASASKGKGKAVLKQGQDEGRGGPQTRNAARRKASLDKDAQMKSVDGDSTSEDEDFDISPAEIDDVLVIEDDDVSEDDEDHDDVLRDDSLPDCMPDKVHDVKLGEERPNDSQTNHPASGSSSRGTAVPGSDSLGSRGAMSFAAATMAGLSSANGGRDRHGRPLVGSPRLVFSSGGKQLNRNLTIYQAVQRQLVLDEDDDNGTDFVSSDGSRLWGDIYTVTYQRADNQTVGTVTPSKSTTTSTKAASNMNSKSGDPLIHPMSLLDSILQGELPCDLEKNNPTYNILSLLRVLEGLNQLAPRLRVQTATDGFAQGKVSSLDDLNVTGGGVKVPCDEFINSKLTPKLSRQIQDALALCSGSLPSWCYQLTKACPFLFPFEIRRQYFYSTAFGLSRALNRLQQQQGTEGHGSLSEREFRVGRLQRQKVRVSRNRILESAAKVMEMYSSQKAVLEVEYFGEVGTGLGPTLEFYTLLSHDLQKAGLRMWRCNSPESVDLVLAPLGLFPRPWPLTIDASDGSQFFKITEHFRLLGRVMAKALQDGRLLDLPLSPAFYKLLLGQELDLHDVSLFDGEFGKTLQELQALVCRKQYLESIHDQDEILNLKFRGAPVEDLCLDFTLPGYPDFVLKTGDDNVDLNNLEEYISLVVDATVKTGIARQMEAFRAGFNQVFDISALQVFSPSELDYLLCGRGELWEADTLVEHIKFDHGYTSKSPAVVNLLEIMGEFNPEQQRAFCQFVTGAPRLPPGGLAVLNPKLTIVRKHSSTVNNTASHAAGLSESADDDLPSVMTCANYLKLPQYSTKEIMYKKLLYAISEGQGSFDLS